The Pseudomonas marvdashtae genome has a segment encoding these proteins:
- a CDS encoding methyltransferase, translating into MLARDADAGVLTGEALLARFMALDAFLTAHQALWKPRPFTHLQLPWETSHPELARWLRQRSLENAEADHHQPWLIEDAPAPFPELAAISCTLSAVPELPTKKLQASIHRLNVDVPGRKWQQIEAFASRLHFAAQPTHWLDWCAGKGHLGRRLLQGDQQLTCLEYDPALVASGQQLSQRHHLPATHRQQDVLAADAAQAIQPEYTPVALHACGDLHVRLMQLASTSGCVNMAIAPCCYNRISASEYQPLSDAAKGSALQLSLDDLSLPQTETVTAGERVRRQRDTSMARRLAFDQLQRQITGRDEYLPTPSLPSAWLEKTFAQYCIDLAALKHLSTAGSPDWQALEAAGYQRLAQVRNLELVRSLFRRPLELWLALDRALFLVQKGYEVRLGTFCDTPLTPRNIMLLAERHPHQTACG; encoded by the coding sequence ATGCTTGCCAGGGACGCTGACGCGGGTGTGCTGACGGGCGAGGCGTTGCTCGCCCGTTTCATGGCCCTGGATGCTTTTCTTACCGCGCACCAAGCCCTTTGGAAACCGCGCCCATTCACCCATCTGCAATTGCCTTGGGAAACGTCTCACCCCGAATTGGCCCGATGGCTACGCCAGCGTTCGCTGGAGAATGCAGAAGCAGACCATCACCAACCTTGGCTGATCGAAGATGCACCAGCCCCCTTCCCTGAGCTGGCGGCCATTTCCTGCACCTTGAGCGCCGTTCCGGAGTTGCCGACCAAGAAGCTGCAAGCGTCAATCCACCGTCTCAACGTCGATGTACCTGGCCGCAAATGGCAACAGATTGAAGCCTTCGCCAGTCGCCTGCACTTCGCCGCGCAACCGACTCACTGGCTGGACTGGTGCGCCGGTAAAGGTCACCTGGGTCGACGCCTGCTGCAGGGCGACCAGCAACTGACCTGCCTGGAATACGATCCAGCCCTGGTCGCCAGCGGCCAGCAACTGAGCCAACGCCACCACTTGCCCGCCACGCATCGGCAGCAAGACGTGCTGGCGGCGGATGCAGCCCAAGCGATTCAGCCCGAATACACACCCGTAGCGCTGCACGCCTGCGGTGACTTGCACGTGCGACTCATGCAATTGGCGAGCACCAGCGGTTGCGTAAACATGGCGATCGCCCCGTGCTGCTACAACCGTATCAGCGCTTCGGAGTATCAGCCGCTGTCCGACGCAGCCAAAGGCTCTGCCCTACAACTATCGCTCGATGATCTCAGCCTGCCGCAGACCGAAACCGTCACCGCGGGCGAGCGCGTCCGACGTCAACGAGACACATCCATGGCCCGGCGCCTGGCTTTCGACCAGCTGCAACGGCAGATCACGGGGCGCGACGAGTACTTACCCACGCCCTCGCTCCCCAGCGCCTGGCTGGAAAAAACCTTCGCCCAATACTGCATCGATCTCGCGGCCCTCAAGCATTTATCCACAGCCGGCTCGCCTGATTGGCAAGCACTGGAGGCCGCGGGTTACCAGCGTTTGGCGCAGGTGCGCAACCTTGAACTGGTGCGAAGCCTTTTCCGACGGCCGCTGGAGCTTTGGCTGGCGCTGGATCGGGCGCTCTTCCTCGTGCAAAAGGG
- a CDS encoding ABC transporter permease translates to MNWDVIIKWLPKLAQGATLTLELVAIAVIAGLLLAIPLGIARSSRLWYVRALPYAYIFFFRGTPLLVQLFLVYYGLAQFDAVRSSALWPYLRDPFWCATATMTLHTAAYIAEILRGAIQAIPRGEIEAARALGMSRPKALLYIILPRAARIGLPAYSNEVILMLKASALASTVTLLELTGMARTIIARTYMPIEIFFAAGMFYLLMAFILVQGFKQLERWLRVDACQGR, encoded by the coding sequence ATGAACTGGGACGTCATCATCAAGTGGCTGCCGAAACTGGCCCAAGGCGCCACATTGACCCTTGAACTGGTAGCGATCGCCGTGATCGCCGGCCTGTTACTGGCGATTCCGCTGGGCATCGCCCGCTCATCGCGCTTGTGGTACGTGCGGGCATTGCCCTATGCCTACATCTTCTTTTTCCGCGGTACTCCGTTGCTGGTTCAGCTGTTCCTGGTCTACTACGGCCTGGCGCAGTTCGATGCCGTACGCAGCAGCGCGTTGTGGCCATACCTGCGGGACCCGTTCTGGTGCGCCACGGCCACCATGACCCTGCACACCGCCGCCTACATTGCCGAGATCCTGCGCGGCGCGATCCAGGCCATCCCCCGGGGCGAGATCGAAGCCGCGCGGGCCTTGGGCATGTCGCGTCCCAAGGCATTGCTCTACATCATCCTACCGCGCGCCGCGCGCATCGGCCTGCCGGCGTACAGCAACGAAGTGATCCTGATGCTCAAGGCCAGCGCCCTGGCCAGCACCGTGACCCTGCTGGAACTCACCGGCATGGCGCGCACCATCATTGCCCGGACCTACATGCCGATAGAGATTTTTTTCGCGGCCGGCATGTTCTATCTGCTAATGGCCTTCATCCTGGTGCAAGGCTTCAAGCAGTTGGAACGCTGGTTACGCGTCGATGCTTGCCAGGGACGCTGA
- a CDS encoding ABC transporter permease: protein MMIDLYGFGPALAAGALMTVKLALTALCLGLVLGLLGALAKTSPYKPLQWLGGTYSTLVRGIPELLWVLLIYFGTVNLMRALGEYFGNPDLALNAFAAGVIALGLCFGAYATEVFRGAILAIPKGHREAGVALGLSKWRIFTKLILPQMWRIALPGLGNLFMILMKDTALVSVIGLEEIMRHAQIGVTISKQPFTFYMVAALMYLGLTVLAMIGMHLLERRAARGFTRSAQ, encoded by the coding sequence ATGATGATCGATCTCTACGGATTCGGCCCGGCGCTCGCCGCTGGCGCGCTGATGACCGTCAAACTGGCGCTCACGGCCCTCTGCCTGGGGCTGGTGCTCGGCCTGCTCGGCGCCTTGGCCAAGACCTCACCGTACAAGCCGCTGCAATGGCTGGGCGGCACTTATTCAACACTGGTTCGCGGCATCCCGGAATTGCTCTGGGTGCTGTTGATCTATTTCGGCACCGTCAACCTGATGCGTGCCTTGGGTGAGTACTTCGGCAATCCCGACCTTGCCCTCAACGCCTTCGCCGCTGGCGTCATTGCCCTGGGCCTATGCTTCGGCGCCTATGCCACGGAGGTGTTTCGTGGCGCGATCCTGGCGATTCCCAAGGGCCATCGCGAGGCCGGCGTCGCTTTGGGCCTGTCGAAATGGCGGATCTTCACCAAGCTGATCCTGCCGCAGATGTGGCGCATCGCCTTGCCCGGCCTGGGCAACCTGTTCATGATCCTGATGAAGGACACCGCGCTGGTCTCGGTGATCGGCCTGGAAGAAATCATGCGTCATGCGCAAATCGGCGTGACCATCTCCAAGCAGCCCTTCACCTTCTACATGGTCGCCGCGCTCATGTACCTGGGCCTGACCGTGCTCGCCATGATCGGCATGCACTTGCTGGAACGACGCGCCGCCCGTGGATTTACCAGGAGCGCCCAATGA
- a CDS encoding ABC transporter substrate-binding protein, with amino-acid sequence MQTYRKVLLAAAASLVFSASAMAADKLKMGIEAAYPPFNNKDASGQVVGFDKDIGDALCAKMKVECEVVTSDWDGIIPALMAKKFDFLISSLSINEERKQAVDFTDPYYSNKLQFIAPKNVDFKVDKESLQGKVIGVQRSTLAGTWMEDNMEGVELKLYDTQENAYLDLTSGRLDGILADKYANYDWLKTEAGRTYEFKGDPVVEGDKIAIAVHKGNDELRNKLNAALKEIIADGTYKKINDKYFPFSIY; translated from the coding sequence ATGCAGACATACAGGAAAGTTCTCTTGGCCGCTGCTGCCAGCCTGGTTTTCTCGGCCAGCGCCATGGCCGCCGACAAACTGAAAATGGGCATCGAAGCAGCCTACCCACCGTTCAACAACAAGGACGCCAGTGGCCAAGTCGTGGGTTTCGACAAAGACATCGGCGACGCCCTGTGCGCCAAGATGAAAGTCGAGTGCGAAGTGGTCACTTCCGACTGGGACGGCATCATTCCGGCCCTGATGGCCAAGAAGTTCGATTTCCTGATCTCTTCGTTGTCGATCAACGAAGAGCGCAAGCAAGCTGTGGACTTCACCGACCCGTACTACTCAAACAAACTGCAATTCATTGCGCCGAAAAACGTTGATTTCAAAGTCGATAAAGAGTCTCTCCAGGGTAAGGTCATCGGGGTACAGCGCTCCACGCTCGCCGGCACCTGGATGGAAGACAACATGGAGGGCGTCGAACTGAAACTCTACGACACCCAGGAAAACGCCTACCTGGACCTGACCTCCGGCCGTCTCGATGGGATCCTGGCAGACAAATACGCGAACTACGACTGGCTGAAAACCGAAGCTGGCCGTACTTACGAATTCAAGGGTGATCCGGTGGTTGAGGGCGACAAGATCGCCATCGCAGTGCACAAGGGTAACGATGAACTGCGCAACAAGCTGAACGCCGCGCTCAAGGAAATCATTGCCGACGGCACTTATAAAAAGATCAACGACAAGTACTTCCCGTTCAGCATCTATTGA
- a CDS encoding ABC transporter ATP-binding protein codes for MAQATPALEIRNLHKRYGQLEVLKGVSLTARDGDVISILGSSGSGKSTFLRCINLLENPNQGQILVAGEELKLKAAKNGELIAADGKQINRIRSEIGFVFQNFNLWPHMSVLDNIIEAPRRVLGQSKAEAIEVAEALLAKVGIADKRHAYPAELSGGQQQRAAIARTLAMQPKVILFDEPTSALDPEMVQEVLSVIRALAEEGRTMLLVTHEMGFARQVSSEVVFLHQGLVEEQGSPQQVFENPLSARCKQFMSSNR; via the coding sequence ATGGCCCAGGCCACGCCCGCGCTTGAAATCCGCAACTTGCACAAACGCTACGGACAGCTGGAGGTGCTCAAAGGCGTCTCGCTGACCGCTCGCGACGGCGACGTGATCTCGATCCTGGGCTCCTCCGGCTCCGGCAAGTCCACTTTCCTGCGCTGCATAAACCTGCTGGAAAACCCCAATCAGGGCCAGATCCTGGTGGCAGGTGAAGAGCTCAAACTCAAGGCCGCGAAAAATGGTGAGCTGATAGCCGCCGACGGCAAGCAGATCAACCGCATTCGCAGCGAGATTGGTTTTGTATTTCAAAACTTTAATCTTTGGCCGCACATGAGCGTGTTGGACAACATCATCGAAGCCCCGCGCCGGGTGCTCGGCCAGAGCAAGGCCGAAGCCATCGAAGTCGCCGAAGCCCTGCTGGCCAAGGTCGGTATCGCCGACAAGCGCCACGCCTACCCTGCCGAATTGTCCGGCGGCCAGCAGCAACGCGCTGCCATTGCCCGTACATTGGCGATGCAGCCCAAGGTGATTCTGTTTGACGAGCCCACTTCCGCCCTTGACCCGGAAATGGTCCAGGAAGTACTTAGTGTGATCCGCGCCCTGGCCGAAGAAGGCCGCACCATGCTGCTGGTCACCCACGAGATGGGTTTTGCTCGTCAGGTATCCAGCGAAGTCGTGTTTCTTCATCAGGGCTTGGTCGAGGAGCAAGGATCGCCACAGCAGGTCTTCGAAAACCCGCTTTCGGCGCGCTGCAAACAATTCATGTCCAGCAACCGCTAA
- a CDS encoding carboxypeptidase regulatory-like domain-containing protein: MNSLYRLIVLGALLIPSMLNATNLAPIDNTGVQVQPTQQNGVTYLSGGIGEDEARAIGQAQGYNLHMTFAIGPENKYVPDVDVTVQKTSGQTLLTLSDAGPLVYVQLPPGKYTVVAIRNGEERRDTAEVGSGAARKLVFHWNNSE; encoded by the coding sequence ATGAACTCGTTATACCGCCTCATCGTTTTAGGCGCGCTGTTAATCCCCTCCATGCTCAACGCCACCAACCTCGCGCCCATAGACAATACAGGCGTCCAGGTCCAGCCAACGCAGCAGAACGGCGTCACTTATCTGTCCGGCGGTATCGGCGAGGACGAAGCCCGGGCCATCGGTCAGGCTCAGGGTTACAACCTGCATATGACCTTCGCGATCGGTCCGGAGAACAAATACGTCCCGGATGTAGACGTGACCGTTCAGAAGACTTCAGGACAGACATTGCTGACGCTCAGTGACGCCGGGCCGCTGGTTTATGTGCAACTGCCACCGGGCAAATACACAGTGGTGGCAATTCGCAACGGCGAGGAGCGACGCGACACCGCCGAGGTAGGCAGCGGGGCCGCACGCAAGCTGGTTTTTCACTGGAACAATAGCGAGTAG